The window CACAGTTACACGACATTACAGGGTTCATCAGAAGGGAGGTGAAACCAGCACAAACAGCATAGCATCAATTTTTGCTTGGTCGCGTGGGCTTGCACACAGGTATAAGATATTTGTTGCTATTATTAACTAATTACTCCGTCTGTCCCATTTATATAGGTAAAAAATATGTTTACACAGTAAATAAGAAAGCATCAAAGATCATTGATGTAATCTTAATATACAATCCATTAACGAATAGagcatttaatttattttatacttAGTAATTTTAAACCATAATAAATCGGGGTATAATAGGAATGTGGTTGTTATTTATAGTTAAAAGAAGAGTTATGCCTATTTCATGGGATGTCAAAAAGGTAAACTTTTATCTACATTCATGGGACGAATGGAGTATATGATTATCCTGTTTAATTCAGAGGTCGAATCTTCAGAATTCGAACATTTATTCACATCAAAACCTAGAACCGGAACTTGACTAGAATTATATTATCAGGGCAAAGTTGGATGGTAATGCAAGACTATTGGATTTTACTGAGAAACTGGAAACAGCATGTGTTGGAGCAGTTGAATCTGGGAAGATGACCAAGGATCTTGCACTTCTTATTCATGGCCCCAAGTAAGAAATGACAAAAGCTTATCTCATTTTCAAAAGACTTAATATATCAGGGTACTGTACTTGGCGAAATATTCTAATTGCTCCGCTAAACTTTGGAGATGTCTCAtttgctccctaaacttgtttaaagtgacatgaTTAACCCCCCAGGTCTTACGCGGCAGAGCAAAGTGgagatttggacaagttaaagcACTTATCACTTCAAGCAAATTCAGGGAGTTAATGGCTCACTTAAAAGCAAGTTTAGGGGCTAATAAGATTTCTCTAAAGTTCAGATTATTTTCCTCCGCATGAAAGAATAGCTCATTTTCAACATTATTTTGATgctctttagaattaatttttttttttttaaatttgtgtaGGGTTTCGAGGTCTCAGTATCTAAACACAGAGGAGTTCATAGATGCTGTGGCCGAGGAGCTGAGAGCAAGCTTGTTTACCAGAGCAAAATTGTAAATTTCTACACTTGTAACCTGGTTTTGTTTTCTGCAATAATTTGTATTCTGAACCACAAATCatctcatatatatatctatatatatatagaaaagacaTCACTTAGAGCAGCAACCTTCTTAGATCCACCATGATGAGGAGTTTCATGTATTGCTTGTATTGTAAGATAATGAGCTCAAGGATGCTTGGTTAATTCAAATTAGACTCCAAAATTGTTTAATTAGTTCAGTTTGCTACTAATAATGGATTACTTCCATCAAATGTTACCTTAGTAATGGATTTTGAGTTGTTTTATTGGACTATGAAAATGTGCCACCTTTGTGATTTGTGATTAGGATTTGCTGCTCTTGAGATTTTGAGATGCTGTATTTTCATATaataaagggataaggtgcaaaaatactccaaCGTTTACCAtcgggagcaattttatccctaatgtctaaaatggtacaattttacatctaacattgttaagttgggttaatttcagacattattataaaacacagataattctgcatcaattgcttgagtttaaaaaaaaaaaatcacattttttgtgatctaataatagaattgaaggttaatatttataatttcggTGAactattttgaattttttttgtccaattcgtacaaaacacggtatattttttaatttttttaaaatgttttcacgtctaatcatatgtgtATGATCTGTTACCGATGAGTGATGAAATGACTtgacaatgttaggggtaaattgtTCTTAGTTGCCAATattaagataaaattatatcattttaaacattagaggtaaaattgcttctggttGTAAACTTCTGGTTTTTTACATTTAAGTGTATTGGATAACTTAGATTTCGATTTGGGGTACAATCTCAGCATCTGCAGAAGCTGCTTGAAACCTTCCCTCTCACTGATTCATATCCACTATTAAACATggtgaaaattatttaatggaATGTAAAATATTAAGTGTAAGTAGtatattttacaattaaatattcctcaaaatttaataatttattaaggGATTATTTGgtgtatttgttttttttttttgtttgctgTCGGAAAAATAGGTAtttttgttgttggaaaaagtTGTTTTTTAACAACAGTATTTCTTTAACCAAACATGAGGGTGATAATGCAATAACAGTTTTAAAACTCGTAAACGAAAATTTCTTTACTTGAAACTTTAAATTCGTTTTTTTAAATAAGTAAAAGTGCAATTGTTCCTATTTCTGATTTAAATTTTAGTGTCTTATTATTAGTGCTAAGAAAGCAATATTGTGAAAATGGTATTACACATTtactgatttatttattttttgttaaatattgacTTCTTAAActgatatataaaaatatattatgttAAAATTGATAACTTGAGCAATTTTTTATTTGTGAAATTTAATAGTTATGatttatttcaccaaatttaaattggtttataaatattaaaattattatgttTTTGTATTAACTTGACTAAATAATCTAAATTTATTATAGATTTCAACTAGATGCAAACCGATCATCCATTCATGATAAGAGATTCGTCTTAACAGGGATGATAATCTCCATCTACATgagaatttttaaaataatatatttttaaatgtattaatataatttttacatTTGATGATTTGTAGCTGACATGAATtattacatgtttttaatttgtgaaaaatacaaaaataaatcttgtaatTTGGTCCATTTATAAATATAAcatatgtggtttaaaagtttataaacagATACCTTGAAGTTGATTCCGTTAGTAATTAGAGGAAAAATGTGTAACAATATTAAGCCTATtaaaaattagggtaaattctaaaaaaatccgctgtggtttcatgtattTCACAAAAAACTCTCGTGGtttatttttaccaaaaaaaaaaggagcgtggtttacgccgttacccgaaaaacagaAAATTGCTTAACACCATTAAAAAAGCTGATGTGGCGCAGGGGTAAAATTCGAAAATCGaatttttttccctctctctctcctccttcttcttctctccttcttcttcttcatcttcttccttcttctctcctcttcctcctccttcttcttcttcttcttcttcttcctccttttttttcttttttcttgggaattttccagaaatctggaaaatttccataTTTCCGACggctggaaatttccagatttctggagtatcggaaattaaaaaaagaaatagaagaaaaaaaagaaaaaaaaagaagaaggagaaaggagagagggaaaaaaaaaattcgattgttcaattttacccctgtaccacgtcagctttttaacggtgttaaaccattttccgtttttcgggtaacggcgtaagccacactccttttttttttgtaaaaacaaaccacaggggtttttttgtGAAATACATGAAACCGTAGGggatttttttggaatttaccattgaattaattattttgttgatgAAAAATTATGTGTTAGAGGTGCTCTGAAGATGAGAAAAGTTATTCCAACATTGCAGAAAACCCGTTCATATTGGCACCTTGGCAGGATGAATCCGTTTCATGGACTATGAAATTATTTACCATATTATAATAttgctatttatttatttttaaaatgaaagAGGTGAAATAAAGGAGATGTAGGTAGGTTGACATTCTTAATGAAAAATCTCACCCCTAAACcagaatattattaattaaaacaaaagataacaaacatagtttttttaattcattaaaAGGATATAGAAATTACACATTTCATACTGTAAAATAAAATGACACAATTACTGTGTGTTCATTTTCTTGTTCATGAACTCGAACTCGTCTTTTAGAGAAGATGTTAAGCACTAGTCTCCGCTTCAATATCCAGCAGTAAGCCTTGCTGGAATTCCACATATGGATAGGCCATAGGAAAGTCATCTGCTTTTACTTTCCACCTGTAATACCCAAGAGGAAGAGTGTGATTGCATTGCAGCAATTGATGTGACTTAGGGAGACATAATGTTAATTGCTAATAAAACATTAATTAGCTACCTATAATTAAGGAcaagatgatgaagaaaaaaTGCAGTTTCAACTTTAGCTAGCTTGGCCCCCGGACACAGCCGTGGTCCTCCACCAAATGGCATTATCACCGTTTTGTTATTCTGTCAATttaatcaaatcaaataaatttctaGTAAGTAGGGAGTGGAAATGATTAACTTACAGTCCATCTCCAGGGATCAAAGTCAAAAGGGTTTTGATGAAGGGATGTATCAAAATGTGCAGCTGCCAAAATCGGCAGAACTTTCCATCCTGAAGGAATCACATACTCTGCAATGCAATGCAATGCAATTATTAGGCCCACCATCCCCAATAACCATATCATCATCGTCTATATAATTACCTTTGTATTTGACATCTTGACTAGCTTTACGATGGACAAACTTCACGATATTCCCACATCTCATTGCTTCATTTATAACCTATATTTAAATTTCAAGGATTTGTAATAAGTTTAatatatgaaatgaaatgaaatcaaAGTAATATAATTACTTACATTTTGGGTGAACTCCATCTTTTGATAATCGTGGAAGTCCAAATATTTGTCTTGTTGGGGTTTGCTTTTTCTTATGGATTGGTGTTCTTTCTTGAATGATTGAAAAGCAAGAGGTGAATGTCCAAGAAAGTAGACAATCAAAGAAATGAGAGTGGATGATGTCTCATAACCAGCAAGCAATATGTCTAACATGATGCTTACTTTCTCTTCATCACTTACCCCTCCTTTTGATAATATCACTTCTAAGAAATctccttttcttcttttctcttcttctcttcCTTTTATTATCTCTCCAACTGTGCTTGAAAGTCTTGTTCTTGCCTGTTGTTTGTTTTGTATTATTTAATACCTTTTATCCCTACATATTATAatcaaactatatatatatatggataaggtatcaaaataggcctaaggtttttggggaagtactaatttaggctcaacgtttaaaatagcacaaatataggctaacgtttacaacataatatcaatttaggcttaacgtttacaatatagtataatttaggcctcacgtacaaaatagcaccaatataggcttaatgtttacaaaataatacgaatttaagcttaacgttttacaaaatatatacaatttaagctaaacgtcataattaaattaatcatattatattctttctctattaactttatatgttatctttttatttagttctatattcttatttattataatacaattaattaatatgcttgcccattaaaatcttatatttgttttttataaatgattccatgaccactaaatttcattgctcatgtaatatatgcaaactaaaagtaattaaaTATCCACAATATCTCGAACATtgacatgtatcaatattattttaactagtgttcaaaatattgtggatattcaattatttttagtttgcatatattaca is drawn from Euphorbia lathyris chromosome 9, ddEupLath1.1, whole genome shotgun sequence and contains these coding sequences:
- the LOC136207402 gene encoding cytochrome P450 724B1-like, whose translation is MDTILVMVIGLLPIVSAVIVFASNSSKTKNNINLPNGNMGWPIIGQTLSFLKAHRSTSMANFLEDQCSRFGKVFKCHLFGSATIVSCDYELNLFILQNEEKLFPASYPKAMKGILGTSSLLMTSGELHRKLRGIVVNFSAMSKSNSIFLHSLQNIALSMMDSWKDYKEIAFHKQVKKFTLDLMLKTLLSIEPEEPLALKILQDFLTYMKGFVSLPVEFPGSHYSKAVKARTRLSSTVGEIIKGREEEKRRKGDFLEVILSKGGVSDEEKVSIMLDILLAGYETSSTLISLIVYFLGHSPLAFQSFKKEHQSIRKSKPQQDKYLDFHDYQKMEFTQNVINEAMRCGNIVKFVHRKASQDVKYKEYVIPSGWKVLPILAAAHFDTSLHQNPFDFDPWRWTNNKTVIMPFGGGPRLCPGAKLAKVETAFFLHHLVLNYRWKVKADDFPMAYPYVEFQQGLLLDIEAETSA